One window of Dermatophagoides farinae isolate YC_2012a unplaced genomic scaffold, ASM2471394v1 contig7, whole genome shotgun sequence genomic DNA carries:
- the LOC142598110 gene encoding ribonuclease H-like → MVHNKDSTLVIYTDGSCKNNGQLNSKSGYGIHFEIPDIPDFYGKLDGGTNNSAELTAILRALDYIKSKYGEDVHAKIYTDSEYSINGIDFYRKKRMGLHCTGNYQANQDLLNQIVELLILLPNVLLLHVKGHKGIEGNVIADKLSREYLKEEEE, encoded by the coding sequence ATGGTACATAATAAAGACAGCACGTTGGTGATTTACACAGACGGGAGCTGTAAAAACAATGGTCAGTTGAATTCAAAGTCTGGGTACGGTATACATTTTGAAATTCCTGACATACCTGACTTTTACGGAAAGTTGGACGGAGGAACTAATAACAGTGCTGAACTGACTGCAATTTTACGCGCACTAGACTATATCAAGAGCAAGTACGGCGAAGATGTGCATGCTAAGATTTATACTGATAGCGAGTATAGTATCAATGGAATCGACTTCTATCGCAAAAAACGAATGGGGCTCCATTGCACTGGAAATTATCAAGCCAATCAAGATTTACTAAATCAAATAGTTGAACTGCTTATTCTGTTGCCAAACGTTTTGTTGTTACATGTAAAAGGTCACAAAGGAATTGAAGGTAATGTGATAGCTGATAAATTGAGTAGAGAATACttaaaagaagaagaagagtGA